The Catellatospora citrea DNA segment ACCAACCCGATCCGAGAGGTCGGCCTGCTCGTCGCGGCCATCCTCACCCTGGTGATCGGCTCCCGCTACGGCCAGCAGGCCCCGGTGGCGATCGGCGCGGCCGTCACCGTCATCGCCGCCCTGCACGCCCTCACCCTGGTCGGCACCACCTGGCTGGGCGTCCTCGTCGGCGGCATAGTCCTCATCGTCCTCGGCGCCAACTCCGAACGCCGCCGCCGAGCCACCGACCGCTACAAACAACTCCGCTGACGCGCCCCGCCAGGCGGCCACCCGCCAAGATCGTGCCGCAACTCTTAAAGTGTCGCGCCTTCGAAGGCCCTTGGAGGCCGCGACTCTTTAAGAGTTGCGGTGGGTGGTGGTGGGTGGTGGGTCAGAGGGTGGATTGGAGGGCGGCGTCCTTTTGGGCGACGAGTTCGGTGAGGCTGTGGGCGTAGTCGGCGAGCTTGGCGCGCAGGGTGGCGTCGTGGGCGCCGAGGATGCGGGCCGCGAGCAGGCCTGCGTTGCGGCCGCCCGCGATCGAGACGGTGGCGACCGGGATGCCCGCGGGCATCTGCACGATGGACATCAGTGAGTCCATGCCGTCGAGGTACTTCAGCGGCACCGGCACACCGACCACCGGCAGCGGCGTCACGCTGGCGACCATGCCGGGCAGGTGGGCCGCCCCGCCCGCGCCCGCGATGATGACCTTGATACCGCGATCCGCGGCCGTCTGGCCGTAGTCGATCATGAGCTGCGGCGTACGGTGCGCGGACACGACCCGGACCTCGTACGACACGCCGAACTCGGCCAGCGCCTCGGCGGCGGGCTTCATCACGGGCCAGTCCGAGTCGGAGCCCATGATGATCCCCACCAGCGGTGCCGGGGTCTGCTCGCTCATGCCGGAACTCCGCTTCGCTGCGTTCCGGCATGTGCACCGGACCCCATGATTCGCGCGCTGCGCTCGCTCATGCTTCGAGTGCCTTTCCGTAGGTCAGCCAGTGGCCGGCGCGGGCCGCGCGGGCGCGGCAGTCGGCGAGGTCGTCGCCGAGCGCGGTGACGTGCCCGATCTTGCGGCCGGGCCGGGTCTGCTTGCCGTACAGGTGCACCTTCACGCCCGGCTCGGCGGCCATCAGGTGGTGCAGCCGCTCGTCGATCGACATGCCGCCGTCGGGGCCGCCCAGCACGTTGGCCATGACCACGGCCGGCGCGGCGAGCGCGGTGTCGCCCATCGGGTAGTCGAGGACCGCCCGCAGGTGCTGCTCGAACTGGGAGGTGCGCGCGCCCTCGATGGTCCAGTGCCCGGAGTTGTGCGGCCGCATGGCCAGCTCGTTCACCACGAGCCCATCCGGCGTCTCGAACAGCTCGACGGCCAGCAGGCCGACCACGCCCAGCTCGTTGGCGATGCGGATGGCCAGCTCCTGGGCCCCGAGCGCGACGTCCTCGGCCAGGTCCGGGGCGGGGGCGAGCACCTCGACGCAGATGCCGTCCTGCTGCACCGTCTCGACCACCGGGTACACCGCGACCTGCCCGTACGGCGAGCGGGCGACCTGC contains these protein-coding regions:
- a CDS encoding 5-(carboxyamino)imidazole ribonucleotide synthase, with the protein product MDTRTGLPVVGMIGGGQLARMTHQAAIALGQSLRVLANDVDESAALVAADVQLGSHTDLDALRTFAKSCDVVTFDHEHVPGEHIRALVAAGHKVFPGADALQYAQDKHLMRRRLSELGAPVPRWAPISSAAELVAFGLPAVVKTARGGYDGRGVFVVNDVEEIIDLLASGAELIVEEKVELRRELAVQVARSPYGQVAVYPVVETVQQDGICVEVLAPAPDLAEDVALGAQELAIRIANELGVVGLLAVELFETPDGLVVNELAMRPHNSGHWTIEGARTSQFEQHLRAVLDYPMGDTALAAPAVVMANVLGGPDGGMSIDERLHHLMAAEPGVKVHLYGKQTRPGRKIGHVTALGDDLADCRARAARAGHWLTYGKALEA
- the purE gene encoding 5-(carboxyamino)imidazole ribonucleotide mutase, which produces MSEQTPAPLVGIIMGSDSDWPVMKPAAEALAEFGVSYEVRVVSAHRTPQLMIDYGQTAADRGIKVIIAGAGGAAHLPGMVASVTPLPVVGVPVPLKYLDGMDSLMSIVQMPAGIPVATVSIAGGRNAGLLAARILGAHDATLRAKLADYAHSLTELVAQKDAALQSTL